The genome window TGAGTAACCAGAAGTTCCGTGATTTCCGCCAGACCTTCGACGATGTCGGCATCCTCACTGGGGACGTTCAAATCCGACCTGAGGCTAGCTGCCTTATCATGACTACAGAGATTCTCCGAAGTATGTTGTACCGTGGAGCTGATCTGATCAGAGATGTCGAATTCGTCATCTTCGATGAGGTCCACTACGTCAATGACCTCGAACGAGGTGTAGTCTGGGAAGAGGTCATCATCATGCTTCCCGAGCATGTCACACTCATTCTTCTTTCAGCCACCGTACCCAACACTTACGAATTTGCTTCATGGGTTGGACGaacgaagaagaaggataTATACGTTATCTCAACACCTAAGCGTCCTATTCCCCTTGAGCATTACCTTTGGGCAGGCAAGGGAATGCACAAGATTGTCTCAGCGGACAAAAAGTTCATCGACAACGGTTGGAAAGACGCCAACGATGCACTCTCTGGGAAGGACAAGGTTAAGGCACCGCCAGTTGTTAAGGATTCACCAGCAGGAAGAGGAGGTGGAGGCCGTGGAGGCCCGCCTGCAAGGGGTGGACAGAACCAGCGCGGACGAGGCCAGCTAAATGGTGCacgtggtggtgctggtggtcGTGGTGCAGGCCCACCAGCTGCCAGGGGTCGGGGCAACATTGCTAGAACGGGCCGCGGTGGAGGCCGTACAACGGCCGCTCAAGATCGAAACATCTGGGTCCACCTCATCCAGCATCTGCGCCAGAAAGAGCTACTCCCAGCTTGTATCTTCGTGTTCTCAAAGAAGCGATGTGAGGAGAACGCTGACGCGCTTTCCAATATCGACTATTGCACAGCTGCAGAGAAGAGTGCTATTCATATGACCATCGAAAAGTCCCTGGCCAGGCTAAGTCCCGAAGATCGGGACTTGCCGCAGATCAAGAAACTGAGGGAACTGCTCAGCCGAGGCATCGCCGTTCATCACGGTGGTATGTTGCCTATCGTCAAAGAGGTCGTAGAGATCTTGTTCGCAAAGACTCTTGTAAAAGTGCTTTTTGCTACCGAAACCTTTGCTATGGGCCTCAATCTACCAACAAGGACTGTGGTCTTCTCAGGATTTCGTAAGCACGATGGTCGTGAATTCCGCGACCTTCTTCCCGGCGAATATACACAAATGGCTGGTCGTGCTGGCCGAAGAGGTCTCGACACTGTCGGCACAGTCATCATCTGCGCACCAGGAGCTGATGAAGCACCGCCGGCAGCTAGGCTTAGGCAAATGATGTTGGGTGAGCCAACGAAGCTGCGATCGCAGTTCAGGCTCACATACAACATGATGCTGAACCTTCTTCGCGTCGAAGCGCTAAAGATCGAGGAGATGATCAAGCGCAGCTTCAGTGAGAATGCTACTCAAGCGCTGTTGCCAGAACACGAGAAGAAAGTCAAGGTTTCGGAGGCAGATTTAGAGAAGATCAAGCGCGAGCCCTGCAGAATTTGTGATGTCGATTTGGAAGCATGTCACCAGGCATGCGAAGATTACAAGCGCTTGACGAACGAGACGCACTTGAGTCTTCTTGGCAATCCCATGGGACGTCGTGTGTTTAGCAAGAACCGCCTGATTGTCTATAAGAAGGACAACAAGCGCACCGTGGGTATGCTTCTCCAGGATGGACCGAGCAAAGGACATGAGCCTACTGTCAAGGTTTTGGAAATTGCGCAAAACCTTGAGCGTAAGCCTGACGATCTGCTCCCCTACATTGCCGAATTCGCAAGATTTTTCCGCAACTTGCCACAGGACCCGAAGGAAATGATCTTGAAGACATCGTACATACCCCTCAATGATGTCGAATGCTTCACCAAGACCACCATTGATATTCCGGAATCTGTGCAGAATCTtagcaagaagaaggataTGATGAAGTTGGCGCAAGCTCAGTTCACCCCTCTCTGCAGCTCTTGGAACTACGAGGATTGGGATGAGTATGACTATAGCCGGATCAAGAACCTCGCTTTCCGGGAGACACAAGACGCACGACGGAAGCGAGGTCAGAACGCCGTCAACAAGGAGTGCCTACCATGCCCCAATTTTTTGAAGCACGTACGTGGCTGGGTATTTTCTGATTTCACTGCACACGCTGACTATTCAGTTTTCAATGGAGCACGATCAGTGGGTGATCAAGGAGAACATTCTTGCTATCCGCCAGCTCATGTCTGACCAAAACCTCCAATTGCTACCTGACTACGAACAGAGGATACAGGTGTTGCGAGAGCTTGGCTTCGTCGATGAAGGCTCGCGAGTAGAGCTCAAGGGCAAGGTCGCATGCGAGGTTAGCTCCCTCACGAGCACTCCGCATTGAGTTTGCTGACATGGAAACACCAGATTCACTCGGCCGACGAGCTGGTCCTTACTGAGCTGGTCCTCGAGAACGTTCTCGCCGAATACGAACCCGAAGAAATTGTCGCGCTCCTTTCCGCATTCGTGTTCCAAGAGAAGACCGACACGGAACCCACGCTGACTGCGAGCCTCGAGCGCGGCGTGGCCAAGATTGTGGAGATATCCGAGAAGGTCAACAAGGTGCAAACCGAATACCAGGTCATCCTGTCTGCCGACGACTCGAATGATTTCGTATCCAAGCCGCGCTTTGGCATGGTGGAGGTGGTCTACGAGTGGGCTCGTGGCATGTCGTTTAACCGGATTACAGACTTGACGGATGTCATGGAGGGCACGATTGTGCGAGTCATTACGCGTTTGGATGAAACGTGTCGCGAGGTCAAGAACGCGGCGAGGATCATTGGGGACCCCGCGCTGTTCCAGAAGATGGGGACTTGCCAGGAGCTCATCAAACGGTACGttttcctcttcttccttcttccgTGAAATGCCTTGTACAGACATGGGGAACCATGTTGATCGGAATGGAGATGATTACTGACCGGTGAAACACAGCGACATTTGTAACTGCGCAAGCCTGTACCTGTAGAACATGGCTGTTTCAGATGGGGTGGGTTGGACCCTGATGTTGGTAAGCCGCGTGTGGCGGTTGTTGAGTTCTGAGGTCCTAGGATTCACGAGGCTGTGAGACATTATGCAGACATGGGTGTGTGGGGGGTCTCTTGCAGCCAGCGCCGGCATGGTCAAACGCACACTGCATATATTGTACACGTGAATCAAAGCATTTCTCGCATGGCCAACACGAGGGCACAACGTGACGGGCACGGTATGAAGGTGTTTTTGTGTGAGTGGCTGAGTGGCTGAGGTGTGAGTGGCTGATGGCTGAGTGGCTGAGTGGCTGAGTGGCTGAGTGGGGAAATGTTGAACTTCGTCAAGACGTCGACCGGCTTTCCTGACACCTGCAAGTGGAATGAAGCGTGGACAGGTGGCGGCACAGCACTTGGTGAGGCAGATCCTGATGCTTGGGAGAGTGCGGCGACGGAGATTGAGGCACAGAGGTCGACTGCCATGGTGCTCGCTCGCTGCAGCGCTGAGCGCCGAGCACCGTGATAGCACGCCGCCTTTCCTGATCATAAGACTTCCTTGGGCGACAGAGAGGGAGCGAGACAAGTCAGCGAGCCTTGTGCACACCAGCGTCCAGAGATTGGGCCGCCGATGGGTCGAGTGCTTGGATACCTATGGGAGTTGGGAGTTGGAAGTGCGTTGTCGTGCACCAGCCACGGGTTGGTCCGATGCAGCGGAAACTAGGCGTGCAAGGAAAAGCGCGTCGTCCAGGTCCACCGAACTTTTGCCTTTTGCTTGCTGAGGGGCAGTCTTCGCAGTCTTCCTCGCCGGACGCATAGTCGCAAAGGGCGTACGATCGAGAAGACACACGCGTGCTGTCTTGCCTTGTCTTGCCTTGCCTTGTcttgccttgccttgccttgcctGCCCTCCGCCCCCCCCGCTGCTCTGCCAATCTTGCATTCTGCCGCGTTGCTGGAGTCGAGCGTGCAGTCCAGGCCTCGTCCCGCTCTGCCAGGTTCCGCTTGAACCACCgaccaccgcccaccgcccaccgcccaccgcccacccccGAGGAGCGCActgtcgccgccgccgcacaAATACGCAAACGCGAACCAACCACCGCGACCATGGATGCTGCCGGCCTCCGTGACCGCATTCAGGCCACACTCGACCCCAACGCTGCTATCCGCCAGCAGGCTGAGCTGGACCTGAAGCACGTGCGTGTGCCACACAACCCTGGCGCGTGCAGGCGCACCACTGACAGCGACACAGGCCGAAGAGCAGCCAGGCTTCACCGACGGGCTGCTGAACATCCTCCAGCAAGAGCAGGACCCCGCCGTGCGCTTGTCGAGTAAGCAGGCCCCAGTCCCCGCGCCGGGCGCCCGCAGTGCTGACGCGTGATGCAGCTGTCGTTTACCTGAAGAACCGCGTCTCCAAGGGCTGGTCGCCCGCCGACGAGTACAGCCAGGCCAAGCCCATACCCGAGGAGGAGAAGACGTCTTTCCGCGACCGCCTCGTGCCCGTCCTCGTTGCCTCGCCGCCGCAGATCCGCCTGCAGCTCATCCCCACCCTCCAGAAGATCCTCGCATACGATTTCCCGTCCAAGTGGCCCAACTTCCTCGACATCACCATCCAGCTGCTGAACGCTGGAGACATTGCGTCCGTCTTTGCCGGCGTGCAGTGTCTGCTGGCGATATGCAAGATCTACAGGTTCAAGTCGGGCGAGAACCGGGCAGACTTTGACAAGATCGTCGCCATGTCCTTCCCCCAGCTGCTCAACATCGGCAACTCGCTGGCCGGTGAGACGAGCTTGGAGGCTGGAGAGATCCTGCGCACAGTGTTGAAGGTCTACAAGCACGCCATCTACGTAAGGGAGTCTGCAGAACGCCCCTCCATCCTGACGTGCTAACCGAGATGCAGTTCGACCTCCCCGCCTCTCTCCGCGAGCAAGAAACCATGGTTGGCTGGTGCACACTGTTCCTGACCGTCGTCGGCAAGGTGCCACCAGAGACATCCATGGTCGAAGACCTTGATGAACGCGAGGTCAACCACTGGTGGAAGGCAAAGAAGTGGTCCTACGCGAACTTGAACCGCCTCTATGTCAGGTGCGCACTACCGTCGCAGCTTAGACAAGATCCCGACTAACCCTCACTCAGATACGGTAACCCGTCCGCGCTGGGCAAGAACAACGAGGTCGACTACA of Ascochyta rabiei chromosome 7, complete sequence contains these proteins:
- a CDS encoding Antiviral helicase ski2, encoding MEALSGELEKLRLGYNAADDNKSWIDSIADEQRPPKRQRKTKEVIKQELEHDFLTPSRSFNTQWLNQLQQRWDTPTNYYGLFQIAPTQTRTIIRFTREGLEGRVTGYKEVTVPANSATAKNSTSLLRKPANRAEFVRGAAGFFPFAPGGLDGVEAIAAIEDEAILRHEGAAEKRAGGLDRVINFSAEGGLLEIPPGFTRGLDFKQKPATDSKTAKEVEETLGEAAAPVEDVEVDDDEAADATETNGVEALNLDGQTPGEEEIDALLPVEFPALAPHTQLAMANRKGGREWAHMVDVNRDITNFKELVPEMAREYPFELDTFQKEAVYHLENGDSVFVAAHTSAGKTVVAEYAISLAAKHMTKAIYTSPIKALSNQKFRDFRQTFDDVGILTGDVQIRPEASCLIMTTEILRSMLYRGADLIRDVEFVIFDEVHYVNDLERGVVWEEVIIMLPEHVTLILLSATVPNTYEFASWVGRTKKKDIYVISTPKRPIPLEHYLWAGKGMHKIVSADKKFIDNGWKDANDALSGKDKVKAPPVVKDSPAGRGGGGRGGPPARGGQNQRGRGQLNGARGGAGGRGAGPPAARGRGNIARTGRGGGRTTAAQDRNIWVHLIQHLRQKELLPACIFVFSKKRCEENADALSNIDYCTAAEKSAIHMTIEKSLARLSPEDRDLPQIKKLRELLSRGIAVHHGGMLPIVKEVVEILFAKTLVKVLFATETFAMGLNLPTRTVVFSGFRKHDGREFRDLLPGEYTQMAGRAGRRGLDTVGTVIICAPGADEAPPAARLRQMMLGEPTKLRSQFRLTYNMMLNLLRVEALKIEEMIKRSFSENATQALLPEHEKKVKVSEADLEKIKREPCRICDVDLEACHQACEDYKRLTNETHLSLLGNPMGRRVFSKNRLIVYKKDNKRTVGMLLQDGPSKGHEPTVKVLEIAQNLERKPDDLLPYIAEFARFFRNLPQDPKEMILKTSYIPLNDVECFTKTTIDIPESVQNLSKKKDMMKLAQAQFTPLCSSWNYEDWDEYDYSRIKNLAFRETQDARRKRGQNAVNKECLPCPNFLKHFSMEHDQWVIKENILAIRQLMSDQNLQLLPDYEQRIQVLRELGFVDEGSRVELKGKVACEIHSADELVLTELVLENVLAEYEPEEIVALLSAFVFQEKTDTEPTLTASLERGVAKIVEISEKVNKVQTEYQVILSADDSNDFVSKPRFGMVEVVYEWARGMSFNRITDLTDVMEGTIVRVITRLDETCREVKNAARIIGDPALFQKMGTCQELIKRDICNCASLYL